The Desulfuromonas versatilis genome has a segment encoding these proteins:
- the secG gene encoding preprotein translocase subunit SecG, translated as MTTFLIILHILVCLALIAIVLVQGGKGAEMGASFGAGASQTVFGASGSQSFLGKLTTGAAIIFMLTSLTLAYFYGEPGTSSIMPATVAPEATQAPAPVAPAPEAPAPAAPEAPAADEAKK; from the coding sequence ATGACAACGTTCCTGATCATCCTGCATATCCTGGTCTGCCTCGCCCTGATCGCCATCGTCCTGGTCCAGGGCGGCAAGGGCGCCGAAATGGGCGCTTCCTTCGGCGCCGGCGCCAGCCAGACCGTTTTCGGCGCTTCCGGCAGCCAGAGCTTCCTGGGCAAACTGACCACCGGCGCCGCGATCATCTTCATGCTGACCAGCCTGACCCTGGCCTACTTCTACGGCGAGCCCGGCACTTCCAGCATCATGCCCGCCACCGTCGCCCCCGAGGCCACCCAGGCTCCGGCACCCGTCGCTCCGGCCCCTGAAGCCCCCGCCCCTGCGGCTCCCGAGGCGCCCGCTGCCGACGAGGCAAAAAAATAA
- the tpiA gene encoding triose-phosphate isomerase — MRRPVIAGNWKLNKTIGESLDLVRSLKPLVAEVTEVEIVVAPVYTALAAVAAELADSGIRLAAQNCYPEPSGAFTGEVSPALLKDAGCSHCIVGHSERRQLFGETDAFINAKTTSLLRAGLQVIFCIGETLEERESGQMFDVLSTQVREGLKDLTAQQMNNLIVAYEPVWAIGTGKTASNEQAEEAHAFIRGLLQGCFDQETAATTRILYGGSVKPDNVDGLMAQDDIDGTLVGGASLKAEDFARIVKFGKG; from the coding sequence ATGCGCAGACCCGTCATCGCGGGCAACTGGAAACTGAACAAGACCATCGGCGAGTCCCTCGACCTGGTCAGATCGCTCAAACCCCTGGTCGCCGAGGTCACCGAGGTCGAAATCGTGGTCGCTCCGGTGTACACCGCCCTAGCCGCGGTGGCCGCCGAACTGGCCGACAGCGGCATCCGGCTGGCCGCCCAGAACTGCTACCCCGAACCGAGCGGAGCCTTTACCGGCGAGGTGTCCCCCGCCCTGCTGAAGGACGCCGGCTGCAGCCACTGCATCGTCGGCCACTCGGAGCGCCGCCAGCTGTTCGGCGAAACCGACGCGTTCATCAACGCCAAGACCACGTCCCTGCTCCGGGCAGGCCTGCAGGTCATCTTCTGTATCGGCGAGACTCTGGAAGAGCGCGAATCAGGGCAGATGTTCGACGTGCTCAGCACCCAGGTCCGGGAGGGGCTCAAGGACCTCACGGCGCAGCAGATGAATAACCTCATCGTGGCCTACGAACCGGTCTGGGCCATCGGCACCGGCAAGACCGCCAGCAACGAGCAGGCCGAAGAGGCCCACGCCTTCATCCGCGGCCTGCTCCAGGGCTGCTTCGACCAGGAGACCGCCGCGACGACGCGGATTCTCTACGGCGGCAGCGTCAAACCGGACAACGTTGACGGTCTGATGGCCCAGGACGACATCGACGGCACCCTGGTCGGCGGCGCCAGCCTCAAGGCCGAGGATTTCGCCCGCATCGTCAAATTCGGCAAAGGGTGA
- a CDS encoding phosphoglycerate kinase encodes MLDKLSVKDLDLKGKKVFCRVDFNVPLDGERNITDDTRIVAALPTLRHIIDQGGRLILASHLGRPKGAPEAKYSLGPVAPYLSQLLGKKVTMAPDCIGPRVKSLVDAMKDGDVLLLENVRFHAGETDNDPKFSAELAALAEVYVNDAFGTAHRAHASTEGVARLLSPAAAGFLMEKEIQYLGQALAAPKRPFVAVIGGAKVSDKITVIDNLLQKVDALIIGGGMAYTFLKAQGIEVGKSLVESDRLEMARELMQKAEDRSVRLMLPEDHVVAAEFKADATNKVCDNTGFPADWMGLDIGPKSIATFAETLKKAATVVWNGPMGVFEFEAFAKGTTAIAQALADSGALSIIGGGDSVSAVNKSGLQDKMTHISTGGGASLEFLEGKELPGVVALTDR; translated from the coding sequence ATGCTGGACAAGCTTTCCGTCAAAGACCTCGACCTCAAAGGGAAAAAGGTATTCTGCCGGGTTGACTTCAACGTTCCCCTCGACGGCGAGCGGAACATCACCGACGACACCCGCATCGTCGCCGCCCTGCCGACCCTCCGCCACATCATCGATCAGGGAGGGAGGCTGATCCTCGCCTCCCACCTCGGCCGCCCCAAGGGTGCGCCCGAGGCCAAGTACAGTTTGGGTCCCGTCGCCCCCTACCTCTCGCAGCTGCTGGGCAAAAAGGTCACCATGGCGCCGGACTGCATCGGCCCGCGGGTCAAGAGCCTGGTCGACGCCATGAAGGACGGCGATGTGCTGCTGCTGGAAAACGTCCGTTTCCACGCCGGCGAGACCGACAACGACCCGAAGTTTTCCGCCGAGCTGGCAGCCCTGGCCGAGGTCTACGTCAACGACGCCTTCGGCACCGCTCACCGCGCCCATGCCTCCACCGAAGGGGTGGCCCGCCTGCTCTCCCCGGCGGCCGCCGGATTCCTGATGGAGAAGGAAATCCAGTATTTGGGCCAGGCGCTGGCCGCCCCCAAGCGCCCCTTCGTCGCCGTGATCGGCGGCGCCAAGGTCAGCGACAAGATCACCGTCATCGACAACCTGCTGCAGAAGGTCGACGCCCTGATCATCGGCGGGGGCATGGCCTACACCTTCCTCAAGGCGCAGGGGATCGAGGTTGGCAAGTCCCTGGTGGAATCCGACCGCCTCGAAATGGCCCGGGAGCTGATGCAGAAGGCCGAGGATCGCAGCGTGCGGCTGATGCTCCCCGAGGACCACGTGGTCGCCGCCGAGTTCAAGGCCGATGCCACCAACAAGGTCTGCGACAACACCGGCTTCCCGGCCGACTGGATGGGGCTGGACATCGGCCCGAAGTCCATCGCCACCTTTGCCGAGACCCTGAAGAAGGCTGCCACCGTGGTCTGGAACGGCCCCATGGGGGTCTTCGAGTTCGAGGCCTTCGCCAAGGGGACCACCGCCATCGCTCAGGCCCTCGCCGACTCCGGCGCCCTGTCCATCATCGGCGGCGGCGACTCGGTTTCCGCGGTCAACAAGTCGGGCCTGCAGGACAAAATGACCCACATCTCCACCGGCGGCGGAGCGTCCCTGGAATTTCTCGAAGGCAAGGAGCTGCCCGGGGTGGTCGCCCTCACCGACCGCTGA
- the gap gene encoding type I glyceraldehyde-3-phosphate dehydrogenase: protein MAAKVAINGFGRIGRNVLRAALNARAVEIVAINDLTDSATLAHLLKYDSVHGTFAAEVDSDADHLIVNGKAIRITSEKDPAALPWKQHGVDIVIESTGRFTDMKDARKHLDAGAKKVVVSAPGKGVDLTVCMGVNEGDYNPASHQVISNASCTTNCLAPVAKVLLENFGIVKGLMTTIHSYTNDQQILDLPHKDLRRARAAALSMIPTTTGAAKAASLVLPQLKGKLDGMAVRVPTPNVSLVDLVIEAERDTTEEEVNAVLKKAAEGPLKGILEYCELPLVSRDFNGNPASSVIDALSTKVIGGNMVKVLSWYDNEWGYSSRVFDLVRHVAAR from the coding sequence ATGGCCGCTAAAGTCGCAATCAACGGTTTTGGTCGTATCGGTCGGAATGTCCTGCGAGCTGCATTGAATGCCCGAGCAGTCGAGATCGTGGCCATCAATGACCTCACCGATTCCGCCACCCTCGCCCACCTGCTCAAGTACGACTCGGTGCACGGCACTTTCGCCGCCGAGGTGGACTCCGACGCCGACCACCTCATCGTCAACGGCAAGGCGATCCGCATCACCAGCGAAAAGGACCCCGCCGCCCTGCCCTGGAAACAGCACGGGGTCGACATCGTCATCGAATCCACCGGGCGCTTCACCGATATGAAGGACGCCCGCAAGCACCTGGATGCCGGGGCGAAAAAGGTAGTGGTCAGCGCCCCCGGCAAAGGGGTGGACCTGACCGTCTGCATGGGGGTCAACGAGGGGGACTACAACCCGGCCTCCCACCAGGTCATTTCCAACGCCTCGTGCACCACCAACTGCCTGGCCCCGGTCGCCAAGGTGCTGTTGGAGAACTTCGGTATCGTCAAGGGGCTCATGACCACGATCCACTCCTATACCAACGACCAGCAGATTCTCGACCTGCCGCACAAGGATCTGCGCCGGGCCAGGGCCGCCGCGCTCTCCATGATCCCCACCACCACCGGGGCCGCCAAGGCGGCGTCGCTGGTGCTTCCCCAGCTCAAGGGCAAGCTCGACGGCATGGCGGTGCGGGTCCCCACCCCCAACGTTTCGCTGGTCGACCTGGTCATCGAAGCCGAGCGCGACACCACCGAGGAGGAGGTCAACGCTGTGCTGAAAAAGGCGGCCGAAGGCCCTCTCAAGGGGATCCTCGAGTACTGCGAACTCCCCCTGGTCTCCAGAGACTTCAACGGCAACCCCGCCTCCTCGGTCATCGACGCCCTCTCCACCAAGGTCATCGGCGGCAACATGGTCAAGGTCCTCTCCTGGTACGACAACGAGTGGGGATACTCCAGCCGTGTTTTCGACCTGGTCCGGCACGTGGCCGCCAGGTAA
- a CDS encoding ATP-binding protein, which produces MKSTLENRILIFAFMVLTLTIAVNTGVNIEGFRRDYRDGIIRRAQSFGTEVKGSIEKVLALGIPLEEMEGLGNRCQEVTETDPEIVYCLIENSSGEPLYSSSPSADFLRGVEFVSPLNENTVILRFSRWGKVYDSFEPIYGPGGKLAGRIRIGFPDSVLIERTGTALERSLLILAGAFVLVFVLVALFAKRHVVLPIRRLRSIASEIAAGNFSVEVPSSTTRELAELGQALKEMAASLHDREEKIQLGYRELEDANLHLLKSYEDQEKIGAELVRSREMYRSLLEDASDAIIVSDHQDRIVLINKAAESFFGIARKKIEGANIFAFLEKLQVEEIEHQYEVHQAILQGQTLETEMRFTRPTDKSSIIAWAKASPVLGKDSRRMVQAIYRDVTREREIKANLEKSTLELQRLNQMKDSFLGLASHELKTPLTVIIGYSDLLLGEMSANIDPATRPLVQHIGDAAARLANIVRDMVDVSMLDNRAMRLRYRHGDINEIIRQAVQEIDFFFSVRKQSLSLNLAEELPAVPFDADRMVQAITNLVINAIKFTPDGGTITIETRLVNILRPPRVMVGDELRGYKEIAPETSPYAEICIRDTGIGIAEIDQIHIFDKFYEVGNIEEHFTGKMAFKGKGAGLGLTIVKGIVDTHGGEIWVESRGYNPKTNPGSEFHLLLPLVAANPQWVRAALDEEEFHLPD; this is translated from the coding sequence ATGAAAAGCACCCTTGAAAACCGAATCCTCATTTTCGCCTTCATGGTCCTGACGCTGACCATCGCGGTCAACACCGGGGTCAACATCGAAGGCTTCAGGCGGGATTACCGCGATGGGATCATCCGCCGGGCCCAGAGTTTCGGGACTGAGGTCAAGGGTTCCATCGAAAAGGTGCTGGCCCTCGGCATCCCCCTCGAGGAGATGGAGGGGCTCGGCAACCGCTGCCAGGAAGTGACGGAAACCGATCCCGAAATCGTCTACTGTCTGATCGAAAACAGCTCCGGCGAACCTCTCTACAGCAGTTCTCCCTCCGCCGATTTCCTCCGCGGGGTCGAGTTCGTTTCCCCGCTCAACGAGAACACCGTCATCCTCAGGTTTTCCCGCTGGGGCAAGGTTTACGACAGCTTCGAACCGATCTACGGACCAGGCGGCAAGCTGGCCGGACGCATCCGCATCGGGTTTCCCGATTCGGTGCTGATCGAGCGGACCGGAACGGCCCTGGAGCGCTCCCTGCTGATTCTCGCCGGGGCCTTCGTGCTGGTCTTCGTGCTGGTCGCCCTGTTTGCCAAACGCCATGTGGTCCTGCCCATCCGCCGGTTGAGGTCGATCGCCTCGGAGATCGCCGCCGGCAACTTCAGCGTCGAGGTCCCCTCGTCCACCACCCGGGAACTGGCCGAGCTCGGCCAGGCCCTTAAGGAGATGGCCGCCTCGCTGCATGACCGGGAAGAAAAGATCCAACTCGGCTACCGCGAACTCGAAGATGCGAACCTGCACCTGCTCAAATCCTATGAGGACCAGGAAAAAATCGGCGCCGAACTGGTGCGCAGCCGGGAGATGTATCGCTCGCTGCTGGAGGATGCCAGCGATGCCATCATTGTCAGCGACCACCAGGATCGCATCGTCCTGATAAACAAGGCGGCGGAGTCGTTTTTCGGCATTGCCCGCAAGAAAATAGAAGGGGCGAATATCTTCGCCTTTCTCGAAAAGCTCCAGGTCGAGGAGATCGAGCACCAGTACGAGGTTCACCAGGCGATCCTCCAGGGCCAGACCCTCGAAACCGAAATGCGCTTCACCCGGCCCACCGACAAATCCTCCATTATCGCCTGGGCCAAGGCCTCGCCAGTGCTGGGCAAGGACAGCCGCAGGATGGTGCAGGCCATCTACCGCGACGTAACCCGGGAGCGGGAGATCAAGGCGAATCTGGAAAAAAGCACCCTGGAGCTGCAGCGGCTCAACCAGATGAAGGATTCGTTCCTGGGGCTTGCTTCCCATGAGCTGAAAACCCCCCTCACCGTGATCATCGGCTACTCGGACCTGCTGCTCGGCGAGATGTCCGCCAATATCGACCCGGCTACCCGTCCGCTGGTCCAGCACATCGGGGATGCCGCGGCGAGGCTGGCCAACATCGTGCGCGACATGGTCGACGTCTCGATGCTGGACAACCGCGCCATGCGGCTGCGCTACCGTCATGGGGACATCAACGAGATCATCCGCCAGGCCGTGCAGGAGATCGATTTCTTCTTTTCGGTCCGCAAGCAGTCCCTGTCCCTGAACCTGGCCGAGGAGTTGCCGGCAGTCCCCTTCGATGCCGACCGGATGGTTCAGGCCATCACCAACCTGGTCATCAACGCCATCAAGTTCACCCCCGACGGGGGGACGATCACCATCGAGACCCGCCTGGTCAACATCCTGCGCCCACCCCGGGTCATGGTCGGGGACGAGCTGAGGGGGTATAAGGAAATTGCCCCCGAAACCAGCCCCTACGCCGAAATATGCATTCGCGACACGGGCATCGGCATTGCGGAGATCGATCAGATCCACATTTTCGACAAGTTCTACGAGGTCGGCAACATCGAGGAACATTTCACCGGGAAGATGGCCTTCAAAGGCAAGGGCGCCGGCCTGGGCCTGACCATCGTCAAGGGGATCGTCGATACCCACGGCGGCGAGATATGGGTCGAGAGCCGGGGCTACAATCCCAAAACCAACCCCGGCAGCGAGTTCCACCTGTTGCTGCCGCTGGTGGCCGCCAACCCCCAGTGGGTCCGGGCGGCACTGGATGAGGAGGAGTTCCACCTCCCCGATTGA
- a CDS encoding MBL fold metallo-hydrolase, producing the protein MRVCLLASGSKGNAIYIESAETRILVDAGLSARETAARLAGIGVDPERLDALLITHEHGDHCRGLGPMARRYNLPVYLTPGTRQALPNPGRIEGFSEFEAGDAIELRDLLIQTFPLTHDAAAPAGFSIDTCEGRISIATDLGIATRLVAERLKQSRVLILESNHDETMLRDGPYPWPLKQRVRSNHGHLSNAASSELLQGLLWEGLEAVFLAHLSEVNNLPKLAEQCARQVLDRQNACAPTLILGAQHQASACFEQ; encoded by the coding sequence TTGCGGGTTTGTCTGCTTGCCAGCGGTAGCAAAGGCAACGCCATATATATAGAAAGCGCCGAGACGCGAATCCTGGTGGACGCGGGTCTCTCGGCCCGGGAGACCGCTGCCCGGCTCGCCGGGATCGGCGTGGACCCCGAGCGGCTCGACGCGCTGCTGATCACCCACGAGCACGGCGATCACTGCCGCGGGCTCGGCCCCATGGCCAGGCGCTACAACCTTCCGGTCTACCTGACCCCCGGCACCCGCCAGGCCCTGCCCAACCCCGGGCGGATCGAGGGGTTCAGTGAGTTTGAGGCCGGCGATGCCATCGAACTGCGGGATCTGCTGATCCAGACCTTTCCGCTGACCCACGATGCAGCTGCCCCGGCGGGATTTTCCATCGATACCTGCGAAGGCAGGATCAGCATCGCCACCGACCTGGGCATTGCCACGCGGCTGGTCGCCGAACGCCTCAAGCAAAGCCGGGTGCTCATCCTGGAGTCGAACCACGACGAAACCATGCTCCGCGACGGCCCCTACCCCTGGCCCCTGAAGCAGCGGGTGCGCAGCAACCACGGGCATCTCTCCAACGCCGCCTCGTCAGAACTGCTCCAGGGTCTACTCTGGGAGGGTCTCGAGGCTGTTTTTTTGGCCCACCTCAGCGAGGTCAACAATCTGCCGAAACTGGCCGAACAGTGCGCCCGCCAGGTGCTCGACCGCCAGAACGCCTGCGCGCCGACCCTGATCCTCGGTGCCCAGCACCAGGCGAGCGCCTGCTTTGAACAGTGA
- a CDS encoding phosphoribosylformylglycinamidine synthase subunit PurS, whose translation MAWRIVVGLKDGVTDARGERVRREIGHHLGIELQNVRTLDVYTVDALLSEEEVEAAALGPFSDPVIQEVAINRPLAHDFDILIEVGFRPGVTDNVGRTAREAIQYLTGRKFQGGEGVYTSTQYLLTGGVDKEAAEKIAAGFLANGLIQRWNILSADELDPAMGVPVTVPKVTSDVQPVVQAMDLNVADEQLLKLSRDGMLALNLEEMKTLQAYAADPEVRQARAAVGLGADLTDVELEALAQTWSEHCKHKIFSARIEYTDETGKQETINSLFKTYIVGATRDIRAKLGEKDFCLSVFKDNAGVIRFNDDWSLVFKVETHNSPSALDPYGGALTGIVGVNRDPFGTGLGARLIFNTDVFCFASPFYDKPLPPRLLHPRRIFEGVVEGVEHGGNKSGVPTVNGSIVFDERFAGKPLVYCGTAAIMPARIGERLCHEKKAQVGDHIIMTGGRIGKDGIHGATFSSEELHEGSPVTAVQIGDPITQRRMFDFLTIARDRGLYSSITDNGAGGLSSSVGEMGEDTGGFELHLDRAPLKYPGLQPWEILISEAQERMTLAVPPHNLEAFMALAAEMDVEATDLGVFNDSGYFHCLYEGKTVCYLSMEFIHEGVPQMVIPARWEPKQLSEPELAQPADYNATLKGLLGRLDICSKESVVRRYDHEVQAGTVIKPLVGVANDGPSDAAVFRPLFDSFEGVVVSHGICPSYSDIDTYHMMACAIDEGLRNYVAVGGDVEHVAGLDNFCWCDPVKSEKTPDGEYKAAQLVRANKALYDYCTALGVPLISGKDSMKNDYQIGDTKISIPPTVLFSVIGKIEDVRQAVSMDVKRPGDLVYLLGVTRDELGGSEYYASQGQLGKNVPKVDAGYALDLYKALNRAQREGLIASCHDLSDGGLAVALAEKAFAGGFGIRAELGKVKTDGALREDKILFSESQSRLLVTVRPEKRAGFEALFAGRDAALIGEVTEAPVVEILGTQGQKLVSADINQLKEAWQAPLREL comes from the coding sequence ATGGCCTGGAGAATAGTTGTCGGCTTGAAGGACGGGGTCACCGATGCCCGCGGAGAGCGGGTCCGCCGCGAAATCGGGCACCACCTCGGGATCGAGCTGCAGAACGTCCGTACCCTGGACGTCTACACCGTGGACGCGCTGTTGAGCGAGGAGGAGGTCGAGGCGGCCGCACTGGGCCCGTTTTCCGACCCGGTCATCCAGGAGGTGGCCATCAACCGGCCGCTGGCCCATGACTTCGACATCCTCATCGAGGTCGGCTTCCGCCCCGGGGTCACCGACAACGTCGGGCGTACTGCCCGCGAGGCGATCCAGTACCTGACCGGGCGCAAGTTCCAGGGCGGCGAGGGGGTCTACACCTCGACCCAGTACCTGCTGACCGGCGGGGTGGACAAGGAAGCGGCGGAGAAGATCGCCGCGGGGTTTCTCGCCAACGGCCTGATTCAGCGCTGGAACATCCTCAGTGCCGACGAGCTCGACCCGGCCATGGGCGTGCCGGTGACCGTACCCAAGGTGACCAGCGACGTGCAGCCGGTGGTGCAGGCCATGGACCTGAACGTCGCCGACGAGCAGCTGCTCAAGCTCAGCAGGGACGGCATGCTCGCTTTGAATCTCGAAGAGATGAAGACCCTGCAGGCCTACGCCGCCGACCCCGAGGTCCGGCAGGCCCGCGCCGCCGTCGGGCTGGGGGCGGACCTCACCGACGTCGAGCTCGAGGCGCTGGCCCAGACCTGGAGCGAGCACTGCAAGCACAAGATCTTCTCGGCGCGCATCGAGTACACCGACGAGACCGGCAAGCAGGAGACCATCAACTCGCTGTTCAAGACCTACATCGTCGGCGCCACCCGCGACATCCGCGCCAAGCTCGGCGAGAAGGATTTCTGTCTCTCGGTGTTCAAGGACAACGCCGGCGTCATCCGCTTCAACGACGACTGGAGCCTGGTCTTCAAGGTCGAGACCCATAACTCGCCCAGCGCCCTCGATCCCTACGGCGGGGCCCTGACCGGCATCGTCGGGGTCAACCGCGACCCCTTCGGCACGGGACTTGGTGCGCGGCTGATCTTCAACACCGACGTCTTCTGTTTCGCCTCGCCCTTCTACGACAAGCCCCTGCCGCCGCGCCTGCTGCATCCCCGGCGGATTTTCGAGGGTGTGGTCGAGGGGGTCGAACACGGCGGCAACAAGAGCGGGGTCCCCACGGTCAACGGCTCCATCGTCTTCGACGAGCGCTTCGCCGGCAAGCCCCTGGTCTACTGCGGCACCGCCGCGATCATGCCGGCCAGGATCGGCGAGCGGCTCTGCCACGAGAAAAAGGCCCAGGTCGGCGACCACATTATCATGACCGGCGGCCGCATCGGCAAGGACGGCATCCACGGCGCCACCTTCTCCTCGGAAGAGCTGCACGAAGGCTCGCCGGTGACCGCCGTGCAGATCGGCGACCCCATCACCCAGCGGCGGATGTTCGATTTTCTGACCATCGCCCGCGACCGGGGGCTGTACAGCTCCATCACCGACAACGGGGCAGGGGGGCTCTCCTCCTCGGTCGGCGAGATGGGCGAGGACACCGGCGGCTTCGAGCTGCACCTGGACCGCGCCCCCCTCAAGTACCCGGGCCTGCAGCCCTGGGAGATCCTCATCTCCGAGGCTCAGGAGCGCATGACCCTGGCGGTGCCGCCCCACAACCTCGAAGCCTTCATGGCCCTGGCCGCCGAGATGGACGTGGAAGCCACCGACCTGGGCGTATTTAATGATTCTGGCTATTTCCACTGCCTCTACGAAGGCAAAACCGTCTGCTACCTGAGCATGGAGTTTATCCACGAAGGGGTGCCGCAGATGGTGATCCCTGCCCGCTGGGAGCCGAAGCAGCTCAGCGAGCCCGAGCTGGCCCAGCCGGCCGATTACAACGCAACCCTCAAGGGCCTGCTCGGCAGGCTCGACATCTGCTCGAAAGAGAGCGTGGTGCGCCGCTACGACCACGAGGTGCAGGCCGGCACGGTCATCAAGCCCCTGGTCGGGGTGGCCAACGACGGGCCTTCCGACGCCGCGGTCTTCCGCCCCCTGTTCGACTCCTTCGAAGGGGTGGTGGTTTCCCACGGCATCTGCCCGAGCTACTCGGACATCGACACCTACCACATGATGGCCTGCGCCATCGACGAGGGGCTGCGCAACTACGTGGCGGTGGGCGGCGACGTCGAGCATGTGGCCGGTCTCGACAACTTCTGCTGGTGCGACCCGGTCAAGAGCGAGAAGACTCCCGACGGCGAATACAAGGCTGCCCAGCTGGTGCGGGCCAACAAGGCCCTCTACGACTACTGCACCGCCCTGGGGGTGCCGCTGATCTCGGGCAAGGACTCGATGAAGAACGACTACCAGATCGGCGACACCAAGATCTCCATCCCGCCCACCGTGCTGTTCTCGGTGATCGGCAAGATCGAGGACGTGCGCCAGGCGGTCTCCATGGACGTCAAGCGCCCCGGCGACCTGGTCTACCTGCTCGGCGTCACCCGCGACGAGCTCGGCGGCTCGGAATACTACGCCAGCCAGGGCCAGCTCGGCAAAAACGTGCCCAAGGTTGATGCCGGCTACGCCCTGGATCTTTACAAGGCCCTCAACCGCGCCCAGCGCGAGGGGCTCATCGCCTCGTGCCACGACCTTTCCGACGGCGGGCTCGCTGTGGCCCTGGCCGAAAAGGCCTTCGCCGGCGGCTTCGGCATCCGCGCCGAACTCGGCAAGGTCAAGACCGACGGCGCTCTGCGCGAGGACAAGATCCTGTTCTCCGAATCCCAGAGCCGCCTGCTGGTGACGGTGCGTCCCGAGAAGCGGGCCGGCTTCGAAGCGCTCTTCGCCGGCCGCGACGCGGCGCTGATCGGCGAGGTGACCGAGGCGCCGGTGGTGGAGATCCTCGGCACTCAGGGCCAAAAGCTGGTCAGCGCAGACATCAACCAACTCAAAGAGGCGTGGCAGGCGCCGTTGCGGGAGCTGTAA
- a CDS encoding phosphoribosylformylglycinamidine synthase subunit PurQ, giving the protein MSKQVKAIVIAGNGTNCEREVANACRLAGAEVADIVHVAELLAGRVRLDDYHFLNLAGGFLDGDDLGSAKAGANRLLHAPVKGSQEHLSDQLQRFVEDGKLVMGVCNGFQLMVKMGLLPALGGEHRKQSTTLTFNEGGRFEDRWAYLKVDPQSPCIFTKGLEGVYLPIRHGEGKFVADSAATLKALEDKHLTAVKYSDAAYQAPTMDYPLNPNGSQNAIAGICDESGRLFGLMPHPEAYVHRTHHPRWTREDDLPEEGMGLWLYQNAVRFVRENLL; this is encoded by the coding sequence ATGTCGAAACAAGTCAAAGCCATCGTTATCGCCGGCAACGGCACCAACTGCGAGCGCGAGGTCGCCAACGCCTGCCGCCTGGCCGGGGCCGAGGTGGCCGACATCGTCCATGTGGCCGAGTTGCTGGCCGGGCGGGTGCGCCTCGACGACTACCACTTTCTCAACCTGGCCGGCGGCTTTCTCGACGGCGACGACCTGGGCAGCGCCAAGGCCGGCGCCAACCGTCTGCTGCACGCCCCGGTCAAGGGGAGCCAGGAACACCTCTCGGATCAGCTGCAGCGCTTCGTCGAGGACGGCAAGCTGGTCATGGGGGTCTGCAACGGCTTTCAGCTGATGGTCAAGATGGGCCTGCTGCCGGCGCTCGGCGGGGAGCATCGCAAGCAGAGCACCACCCTGACCTTCAACGAGGGGGGGCGCTTCGAGGACCGCTGGGCCTATCTCAAGGTCGACCCGCAATCGCCCTGCATCTTCACCAAGGGGCTCGAGGGGGTCTACCTGCCGATCCGCCACGGCGAGGGCAAGTTCGTCGCTGACAGCGCCGCTACCCTGAAAGCGTTGGAAGACAAGCACCTGACCGCGGTCAAGTATTCGGATGCCGCCTACCAGGCGCCGACCATGGACTACCCGCTCAACCCCAACGGTTCGCAGAACGCCATCGCCGGCATCTGCGACGAGAGCGGCCGGCTGTTCGGGTTGATGCCGCATCCCGAGGCCTACGTGCACCGCACCCATCATCCGCGCTGGACCCGCGAGGACGATCTGCCCGAAGAGGGGATGGGCCTGTGGCTCTACCAGAACGCCGTACGATTCGTGCGTGAGAACCTGCTGTAG